The following are from one region of the Acidobacteriota bacterium genome:
- a CDS encoding MgtC/SapB family protein produces the protein MPTLHSMMDPIFHEMGHVLSSTLVRLLVAAILGGLIGLERQLRHKPAGLRTNMFICFGAAMFTVLSRQLAGTEADSARIAAQIIPGIGFIGAGSILHSRGSVTGLTTASTLFVVAGVGMAVGGGLYITAVFATVLILMALAVLGKLERDFAIKTALTTYEATGTNVEAMLREVNRILEDAKLTMQNVHLASADGHTRLTFGVDAGSEDRNLLTLRLHESNVFGSVKAVGSTEHE, from the coding sequence ATGCCGACGCTCCATTCCATGATGGACCCGATATTCCACGAGATGGGGCATGTGCTCTCGTCTACGCTGGTGCGATTGCTGGTGGCGGCGATCCTCGGCGGATTGATCGGCTTGGAAAGGCAGTTGCGCCATAAGCCGGCGGGGCTGCGGACGAACATGTTTATCTGTTTCGGCGCGGCGATGTTTACGGTCCTTTCAAGACAACTGGCGGGAACGGAAGCGGACAGCGCGCGCATTGCGGCGCAGATCATTCCGGGTATTGGTTTCATTGGCGCGGGCTCCATCCTGCATTCGCGCGGCTCGGTGACTGGTTTGACCACAGCGTCGACGCTGTTTGTGGTAGCGGGGGTCGGGATGGCTGTCGGCGGCGGTTTGTATATCACCGCGGTCTTTGCGACGGTGCTGATTTTGATGGCACTGGCCGTGCTCGGAAAATTGGAGCGCGACTTCGCGATCAAGACGGCATTGACAACATATGAAGCTACCGGCACGAACGTGGAAGCGATGCTGCGCGAAGTAAACCGCATTCTGGAAGATGCAAAATTGACGATGCAGAATGTACATCTCGCCTCGGCAGACGGTCATACTCGACTCACTTTTGGAGTCGACGCCGGAAGTGAGGATCGGAATCTGCTGACTCTGCGATTGCACGAATCGAACGTGTTCGGCAGCGTAAAGGCTGTCGGCAGCACGGAACACGAATGA
- the dapF gene encoding diaminopimelate epimerase — MSFTKAAACGNDFLIVQGAAVSGNMGEISRRLCDRHNGVGADGVEWLFPDSTADVRAQLFNADGSEAEVSGNGTRCVAAWLSSQTGKTDVTILTGAGTKACRLTGRQSATFEFEADMGAPVVDGETTIAIGGLVGTKVSMGNPHFVIFVDSFEEGWQRLAAQIAAQPEFPHGTNVEYVAVRGPNEIDIRLFERGVGETLSSGTGSCASAIAAIAGKRVSSPVRVTAPGGTQTVRWEGSVFLRGPATLVCRGEFFV, encoded by the coding sequence ATTTCGTTTACCAAGGCTGCAGCTTGTGGCAATGATTTTCTGATTGTGCAAGGTGCGGCGGTGTCCGGCAACATGGGCGAGATCAGCCGCCGCCTCTGCGATCGGCATAACGGAGTCGGCGCCGACGGAGTCGAGTGGCTCTTTCCCGATTCCACGGCCGATGTTCGAGCACAGTTGTTCAATGCCGATGGATCCGAGGCAGAAGTCTCCGGCAATGGCACGCGTTGCGTTGCCGCCTGGCTCAGTTCGCAAACCGGCAAAACCGACGTAACGATTCTGACCGGAGCCGGGACAAAGGCATGCCGCCTCACTGGACGGCAGAGTGCAACATTCGAATTCGAAGCTGACATGGGCGCGCCCGTCGTGGATGGAGAAACCACGATTGCAATTGGGGGACTGGTTGGAACTAAGGTCTCAATGGGGAATCCCCACTTTGTGATCTTTGTGGACAGTTTCGAAGAAGGCTGGCAACGGCTAGCGGCACAGATTGCAGCGCAACCTGAATTCCCGCACGGGACCAATGTCGAGTATGTCGCTGTACGCGGACCGAATGAAATCGATATTCGACTCTTCGAGCGCGGCGTGGGCGAAACATTGTCGTCGGGCACGGGATCCTGCGCATCGGCCATTGCGGCGATTGCCGGCAAGCGAGTTTCGTCTCCGGTGCGTGTCACAGCACCTGGGGGGACGCAAACGGTTCGTTGGGAAGGCAGTGTTTTTTTGCGCGGCCCGGCGACACTGGTCTGTCGGGGAGAATTCTTCGTTTAA
- a CDS encoding LD-carboxypeptidase, protein MASHSPLPRIKPPALRPGDKVGIVAPASNIKQDLLERGCDELTFLGYEPFYFDSILDQDLYFAGSVERRARELEAMFLQDDVRAIVCARGGYGSNYLLNALDMRKIASHPKIFVGYSDLTSLLTYVADATGIVTFHGPMVTKDFAVEDGVDFPSWQGAVNGESEWEIGESDARPLVAGEAEGILYGGCLSILVSSLGTPYEIHTDGTILFLEDIAAKPFQIDRMLMHLKLAGKLKNVRGIIFGEMQDCRQSADQRYTLEEVILRVVGDLGIPIAFGMRSGHVSRANITLPIGVRARLAVGNDVTLRILESATEKA, encoded by the coding sequence ATGGCCTCGCACTCGCCACTCCCGCGAATCAAGCCTCCGGCGCTCCGTCCCGGGGATAAGGTGGGTATTGTCGCCCCCGCGTCAAACATCAAACAGGATTTGCTGGAGCGCGGTTGCGACGAACTGACCTTCCTCGGGTACGAGCCGTTTTACTTTGATTCCATCCTCGATCAGGATCTGTATTTCGCTGGTTCGGTGGAACGCCGGGCGCGGGAACTGGAAGCCATGTTCCTGCAGGATGATGTGCGCGCCATTGTGTGTGCTCGCGGCGGCTACGGGTCGAATTACTTGTTGAATGCCCTCGATATGAGGAAGATCGCTTCTCACCCCAAGATTTTTGTTGGCTACAGCGATCTGACGAGCCTGCTGACCTACGTTGCCGATGCAACCGGGATCGTGACGTTTCATGGGCCCATGGTCACCAAAGATTTCGCCGTAGAAGATGGTGTTGATTTCCCGTCGTGGCAAGGCGCTGTCAACGGGGAGAGCGAGTGGGAGATCGGAGAGTCCGACGCACGGCCATTGGTGGCGGGCGAAGCGGAGGGGATTCTATACGGCGGATGCCTTTCGATCCTGGTCTCGTCGCTGGGTACTCCGTACGAGATTCATACTGACGGGACAATCTTGTTCCTGGAAGATATTGCGGCGAAGCCGTTCCAGATCGATCGCATGCTGATGCATCTGAAGCTGGCGGGAAAGTTGAAAAATGTGCGCGGAATCATATTCGGCGAAATGCAGGATTGCCGCCAGAGTGCAGACCAACGCTACACGCTCGAAGAAGTTATCCTGCGCGTCGTGGGCGACCTTGGGATTCCGATTGCATTCGGGATGCGGTCAGGGCATGTTTCGCGTGCGAACATTACGCTGCCGATTGGGGTTCGGGCGCGGCTGGCGGTTGGAAACGACGTCACGCTGCGAATTCTTGAATCAGCTACGGAAAAGGCCTAA
- the mpl gene encoding UDP-N-acetylmuramate:L-alanyl-gamma-D-glutamyl-meso-diaminopimelate ligase — MKANPKHIHLIGICGTAMASLAGMLKQRGFHVTGSDAAAYPPMSTFLASLNIPLAQPFAETNLAPRPDLVVVGNAISRGNVELEHVLDERIPFCSLPQILHDEFLAGKEVLVVAGTHGKTTTTSMLAWIFKTADLQPSFLIGGIAENFGSSFGLSDGRYFILEGDEYDTAFFDKGPKFLHYFPDAVILTSIEFDHADIYKDLDAVETAFKRLVNLIPRRGRIIAFDTGDSVNRCLEKSLCPLERYGSTERATWQIANLKFDTTKTSWTVLCEGRPWAEFEFPLAGEYNVWNATAAAAMAADYGVPKEVIAEALRTFQSVRRRLEVKAEVKGVTIIDDFAHHPTAIEQTLRALRARYPSARLWAVLEPRSNTMRRNVLQDALASSLALADEVIIANVFKSEAIPEAERLDLNQVAAEIQKKGRIVKIMPDADAIVTAIAPQLRSGDVVAILSNGGFGGIYEKLPERLRKLSGGA, encoded by the coding sequence ATGAAAGCGAATCCAAAACACATTCATTTGATCGGCATCTGCGGCACGGCGATGGCGTCGCTGGCGGGGATGCTGAAGCAGCGCGGATTTCATGTCACTGGCTCGGATGCTGCGGCTTATCCGCCGATGTCGACGTTTCTGGCGTCGCTCAATATACCGCTGGCTCAGCCCTTCGCTGAAACGAATCTGGCTCCTCGTCCGGATCTGGTGGTTGTGGGTAATGCAATCTCACGCGGGAACGTGGAATTGGAGCATGTACTCGACGAACGCATTCCGTTTTGTTCGCTGCCGCAAATCCTGCATGACGAATTTCTAGCTGGGAAGGAAGTACTGGTCGTCGCCGGTACGCACGGCAAGACGACGACCACATCGATGTTGGCGTGGATCTTCAAGACCGCTGATTTGCAGCCTTCATTTCTGATTGGTGGGATCGCCGAAAACTTCGGCAGCAGTTTCGGCCTGAGCGACGGACGCTACTTCATCCTCGAAGGCGACGAATACGACACTGCGTTCTTCGACAAAGGCCCGAAATTTCTGCATTACTTTCCGGACGCAGTCATCCTCACGTCGATCGAGTTCGACCACGCGGATATCTACAAGGATTTGGACGCGGTGGAGACTGCATTCAAGCGTCTCGTCAACCTGATTCCGCGGCGCGGCAGGATTATTGCGTTTGATACCGGGGACAGCGTGAATCGCTGCCTGGAAAAATCGCTTTGTCCGCTGGAGCGCTACGGCTCCACCGAACGCGCGACGTGGCAGATTGCGAACCTCAAGTTCGATACCACCAAGACATCTTGGACCGTTCTTTGTGAAGGACGGCCCTGGGCGGAATTCGAGTTTCCGCTGGCAGGCGAATACAACGTCTGGAACGCGACGGCAGCGGCCGCGATGGCTGCTGACTATGGAGTTCCGAAAGAAGTCATCGCCGAAGCCCTGCGAACATTTCAAAGTGTCAGGCGCAGGCTGGAAGTGAAAGCGGAAGTAAAAGGCGTCACCATCATCGACGATTTCGCGCATCACCCAACTGCCATCGAGCAGACGTTGCGTGCGCTGCGTGCGCGATATCCTTCAGCACGTTTGTGGGCGGTGCTCGAGCCGCGCTCGAACACCATGCGCCGCAATGTTCTTCAGGACGCGCTCGCTAGTAGCCTCGCGTTGGCGGATGAAGTGATCATCGCCAACGTTTTCAAGTCGGAAGCCATTCCGGAAGCCGAGCGCCTCGACCTGAATCAGGTTGCCGCCGAGATTCAGAAGAAGGGGCGCATCGTAAAGATCATGCCCGATGCCGACGCCATCGTTACTGCGATTGCCCCGCAATTACGATCCGGCGATGTGGTAGCGATCCTCTCGAATGGCGGCTTCGGCGGCATTTATGAGAAGCTGCCCGAACGCTTGCGCAAGTTGAGTGGCGGGGCGTAA
- a CDS encoding 1-acyl-sn-glycerol-3-phosphate acyltransferase, giving the protein MFRTILMLAFWTAALPVAALLGFPWTYLTKDVSFLYRMCMWAAFTGVRIAGVRVRTIGLEKIDPTRTYIFMSNHISNLDPPITLPLIPRRTSVMVKKELFSYPILGKIMSIGSLVPVDRGNRDAGISAVREAVKAIQQGLNMTIYIEGKRSFDGRLLGFKKGPFYLAEECKVPVVPITISGTQEVMPKARFAIQPGTVTVQFHAPIEPADFGDRECLMAKVREVIDSGLPEALRSAP; this is encoded by the coding sequence ATGTTTCGCACAATCCTCATGCTGGCGTTCTGGACCGCGGCTCTGCCGGTGGCGGCGCTGCTCGGATTTCCATGGACCTACCTCACGAAAGACGTGAGCTTTCTCTATCGCATGTGCATGTGGGCCGCCTTTACGGGGGTGCGCATTGCAGGCGTGAGAGTACGAACGATTGGGCTGGAGAAGATTGATCCGACACGGACCTACATTTTCATGTCGAATCACATCTCGAACCTTGATCCACCCATCACGCTGCCGCTGATCCCGCGACGTACATCCGTGATGGTGAAGAAAGAATTGTTCAGCTATCCAATCCTGGGCAAGATCATGTCGATCGGCTCGCTCGTTCCGGTTGATCGCGGAAATCGCGACGCCGGAATCTCAGCCGTGCGCGAAGCGGTGAAAGCAATCCAGCAGGGGCTCAACATGACCATCTACATCGAAGGAAAACGCTCCTTCGATGGCCGCTTGTTGGGTTTCAAGAAGGGGCCGTTCTATCTGGCGGAAGAATGCAAGGTGCCGGTCGTGCCGATCACGATTTCGGGCACGCAAGAAGTGATGCCGAAAGCGCGCTTTGCCATCCAGCCGGGAACGGTGACCGTTCAGTTTCACGCACCCATCGAGCCGGCGGACTTCGGCGATCGAGAATGTCTGATGGCGAAAGTGCGGGAAGTCATCGACAGCGGGCTGCCCGAAGCATTGCGATCCGCGCCGTAG
- the lpxD gene encoding UDP-3-O-(3-hydroxymyristoyl)glucosamine N-acyltransferase yields MKLSQLSQALGTKIENGSPDAEIQGVAGIEQAGPGQLTFVSNPKYAAAAKTTKASAVIVAEDFPAIPTAMLRSNNPYLAWAKALALFHQPPHYAPGIHPTAVVHPTAKIGKNAHLSPYVVVDEGVEIGDNAVLLAHVVIYRGAKIGSNFFAHAHAMVREFCELGDNVLLQNGAIIGSDGFGFAKDDVGHWHKIVQPGKVVIENDVEVQANACIDRASVGETHIARGAKIDNMVHIGHSCTIGEDTLLCAQVGLAGTTDVGKNVILAGQVGVAGHCTVGDGVIAIAQSGIPHDVPAGKMISGAPAIDFKLWLKCSAIYPRLPEIAKAVRKISERE; encoded by the coding sequence ATGAAACTTTCTCAGCTCTCCCAGGCGCTTGGCACGAAGATTGAAAACGGCTCTCCCGACGCGGAAATTCAGGGCGTTGCAGGCATTGAGCAAGCCGGTCCCGGCCAGCTTACGTTCGTCTCCAACCCAAAATATGCAGCGGCGGCCAAGACTACGAAAGCTTCCGCCGTGATTGTTGCCGAGGACTTCCCTGCCATCCCGACCGCGATGCTGCGCAGCAATAACCCATACCTGGCGTGGGCAAAAGCTCTGGCGCTGTTCCACCAACCGCCCCACTATGCTCCCGGCATCCACCCCACGGCGGTGGTCCATCCCACGGCGAAGATTGGCAAGAATGCTCACCTGAGTCCGTACGTCGTGGTCGACGAAGGAGTTGAAATCGGCGACAACGCCGTATTGCTGGCTCACGTCGTGATTTACCGGGGAGCAAAGATTGGCAGCAATTTTTTCGCGCATGCGCACGCCATGGTACGGGAGTTCTGCGAGTTAGGGGACAACGTCCTTCTGCAGAACGGAGCGATCATCGGCTCGGACGGCTTCGGCTTCGCCAAGGACGACGTGGGACATTGGCACAAGATCGTTCAGCCGGGAAAAGTCGTCATCGAAAACGATGTTGAAGTGCAAGCCAACGCATGTATCGACCGGGCCAGCGTCGGCGAGACTCACATCGCGCGCGGCGCCAAGATCGACAACATGGTCCATATCGGCCATAGCTGCACGATTGGCGAGGACACGCTCCTCTGTGCACAAGTGGGTCTGGCTGGGACTACCGATGTCGGAAAGAATGTCATCCTCGCCGGACAAGTTGGAGTTGCGGGGCACTGCACCGTCGGCGATGGAGTCATCGCCATTGCCCAGAGCGGTATCCCACACGATGTGCCGGCCGGAAAGATGATCAGCGGGGCACCAGCAATCGATTTCAAATTGTGGCTGAAATGTTCAGCGATCTATCCCAGGTTGCCGGAGATTGCCAAGGCAGTGCGGAAAATTTCAGAGCGGGAGTAG
- the fliB gene encoding flagellin lysine-N-methylase — translation MSDLQPRYDKEFRCIGPECEDLCCRVWNVFIDKATYDKYQSIPKLRPLVDAHLVQITKAQTNSKFAQINFPAPAHTCPFLAEDQWCGIHKEFGPSYLSPICDTYPRVQETPEGITTKPLYLSCPEAARLILFQPNFVEFERNTNDDRPRLQQFLRMADQPQKNNGTARKHFSNARTFALLLIHDRSYPLWQRLFLLGLFSKRLTEIFAAKQFELLPQVFTEYAQIVKNDRLRPVMEMVPQQTPAQLSAVIQALHRLQTEHAGFPRIQDCIRDFMKGIQYDASTPIETMSSTYTEAYERYYQPFIERHPFLMENYLSNYIFRTQFPSGPVPEGEPNNPTTAYFLMCLQYAVIKGALIGMAGHYREAFGAEHVVKLVQSFSKSVEHSSMFLRGVNHDLTGAAGMALLLKN, via the coding sequence GTGTCGGACCTGCAGCCCCGTTACGACAAAGAATTCCGCTGTATTGGTCCCGAGTGTGAGGACTTGTGTTGCCGTGTCTGGAATGTCTTTATCGACAAGGCGACGTACGACAAATACCAGTCCATCCCGAAGTTGCGCCCGCTGGTCGATGCGCACCTTGTGCAGATCACGAAAGCACAAACCAATTCCAAATTCGCCCAGATCAACTTTCCTGCTCCGGCACATACCTGCCCGTTTCTTGCTGAAGATCAATGGTGTGGAATTCACAAAGAGTTCGGTCCCAGCTACCTGTCGCCAATTTGTGACACCTATCCAAGGGTGCAGGAAACACCAGAGGGGATCACGACGAAGCCTTTGTACTTGTCCTGCCCGGAAGCGGCACGGCTGATCCTGTTCCAACCAAACTTCGTGGAGTTTGAGCGGAACACCAACGACGACCGACCCAGGCTCCAACAATTCTTGCGGATGGCTGACCAGCCGCAGAAGAATAATGGCACCGCCCGCAAACACTTCTCAAACGCTCGGACATTCGCCTTGCTGCTGATCCACGATCGTTCCTATCCACTCTGGCAGCGGCTCTTTCTCCTCGGACTGTTCAGCAAGCGGCTCACGGAAATCTTCGCCGCCAAGCAGTTTGAACTTTTGCCGCAAGTCTTCACCGAATATGCCCAGATCGTCAAGAATGACCGGCTCCGTCCGGTAATGGAAATGGTTCCCCAGCAAACACCGGCGCAACTGAGTGCCGTGATTCAAGCACTCCACCGATTGCAGACCGAACATGCAGGATTTCCCCGCATTCAGGACTGCATTCGAGACTTCATGAAGGGCATTCAGTACGACGCCAGCACACCCATCGAAACCATGTCCTCCACCTATACGGAGGCGTACGAGCGCTATTACCAGCCTTTTATCGAGAGGCATCCCTTCCTTATGGAGAACTACCTCTCCAACTACATCTTCCGTACTCAATTTCCAAGCGGTCCCGTCCCCGAAGGTGAGCCCAACAATCCCACCACCGCCTACTTCCTGATGTGTCTGCAGTATGCGGTGATCAAAGGCGCACTGATCGGCATGGCTGGACATTATCGCGAGGCATTCGGAGCTGAGCATGTCGTGAAGCTGGTGCAGAGCTTTTCAAAATCCGTGGAACACTCTTCGATGTTCCTGCGCGGCGTGAATCACGATCTGACCGGCGCCGCTGGGATGGCACTACTACTCAAGAACTAA
- a CDS encoding CCA tRNA nucleotidyltransferase, with protein sequence MADYIYTLETRLSPDQQKAVALVQEAAKVADMNLYLTGGAIRDIITGFPIRDLDFAVQGNALKLQKELERIGAVIGHADDETKSLLVTLPGNVRAEIAMARAERYEKTGKPPQIIPATIIEDLRRRDFTVNAMALSLNEGSRGLLMDPFNGAADIEAKLVRVLHNYAFLEDPSRLIRATRFAARFHWPMEERTQQRYDAAKENGYIEYIRSVAIGHEIEQIAYEDDPVNILKVYEKEGWLKILNDHWSSAKADTAGLSALMKTRQQMNDLGYTPDVAPAVLYFLTARLGDKDVADIRKAIPRKDLVAAWKDLEDHAKDLAKRLSGKEAATPSRTWTLLSSARPEMILFLSITARQQAVQLKIKNFFTKWRQVQQKVPLLEMTELHITPQMPAYPKIAHDVFLLLLDGKLRSRTEILKYLKPLAPPPPPPPPPPPAKRGRGKAAAVAATPAVPLAPVKAGKGKGKAAVVAVPPVAVPAKPAVAPKAAIAVKGKVEKAPTPAKPEKVAAKKAPAKAAKPAHKAPASKAAKAKSKSPAKAAKKKH encoded by the coding sequence ATGGCCGATTACATCTACACCCTGGAGACCCGGCTTTCGCCGGACCAGCAAAAAGCTGTCGCCCTCGTACAGGAAGCCGCCAAAGTGGCGGACATGAACCTGTATCTTACGGGCGGCGCAATTCGCGACATCATTACCGGTTTTCCGATCCGTGATTTGGATTTTGCGGTGCAGGGCAACGCCCTCAAACTCCAGAAAGAACTGGAACGCATTGGTGCGGTCATCGGCCACGCGGACGATGAAACCAAGTCCCTCCTGGTGACCCTGCCGGGCAACGTGCGTGCCGAGATTGCCATGGCACGGGCCGAGCGCTACGAAAAGACTGGCAAGCCGCCGCAAATCATTCCCGCCACGATTATCGAAGACCTCAGGCGTCGCGACTTCACCGTCAACGCGATGGCGCTCTCGCTGAACGAGGGCTCGCGCGGATTGCTGATGGATCCGTTCAATGGCGCGGCCGATATCGAAGCCAAGCTGGTTCGCGTGCTGCACAACTATGCGTTCCTTGAAGATCCTTCACGACTGATCCGGGCGACGCGCTTTGCGGCTCGCTTTCATTGGCCGATGGAAGAGCGTACCCAGCAGCGCTATGACGCCGCCAAAGAAAACGGCTACATCGAATACATACGCAGCGTGGCGATCGGTCATGAGATCGAGCAGATTGCTTATGAAGACGATCCCGTCAACATCCTGAAGGTTTACGAAAAAGAGGGGTGGCTGAAGATCTTGAACGATCACTGGAGTTCAGCCAAGGCGGATACCGCCGGGTTGAGCGCGCTGATGAAGACTCGTCAGCAGATGAATGATCTCGGATACACGCCGGATGTCGCTCCCGCCGTACTCTATTTCCTGACCGCGAGACTAGGGGACAAAGATGTCGCCGACATTAGAAAGGCGATCCCCCGCAAGGATCTGGTTGCGGCCTGGAAGGATCTGGAAGATCACGCGAAAGATTTGGCCAAGCGGCTGTCGGGAAAAGAGGCGGCCACTCCGTCGCGGACGTGGACGTTGCTTTCTTCGGCGCGTCCCGAAATGATTTTGTTCCTCTCGATCACGGCGCGACAACAGGCTGTGCAGTTGAAGATCAAGAACTTCTTCACTAAGTGGCGTCAGGTACAGCAGAAGGTGCCACTGCTCGAGATGACGGAACTGCACATCACGCCGCAGATGCCGGCGTATCCGAAGATAGCGCATGATGTGTTCCTGCTTCTGCTCGATGGCAAGCTACGGTCGCGGACGGAAATTTTGAAGTACCTGAAACCGCTCGCGCCGCCGCCACCTCCGCCTCCACCACCGCCCCCGGCAAAACGGGGACGGGGTAAAGCAGCTGCAGTCGCGGCAACTCCCGCAGTTCCGCTTGCACCTGTGAAAGCGGGCAAAGGTAAAGGGAAGGCTGCCGTTGTGGCTGTGCCGCCTGTGGCTGTTCCCGCGAAGCCAGCCGTTGCGCCGAAAGCCGCTATCGCGGTCAAAGGTAAGGTGGAAAAGGCTCCGACACCAGCGAAACCGGAAAAAGTAGCTGCCAAGAAGGCCCCGGCCAAGGCTGCGAAGCCCGCCCATAAGGCGCCAGCCTCCAAAGCCGCCAAAGCGAAGAGCAAGTCACCGGCGAAAGCGGCGAAGAAGAAACATTAG